A window of Chloroflexota bacterium genomic DNA:
ATGAGACCGGACACGCCATATCGATGGCCTTATTGCAGCCTGAGAATAAGCTCTATAAGGTGACGATCATTCGCTATGGACGTGCGCTGGGTCTTGCTGCCAGTACGCCCCTCGAAGAGCGTTATACGCAGACCCGCGAAGAAATTCTGTCGGAAATCAAGGTTGCCCTCGCTAGTCGCGCCGCAGAGGAGTTGTTCCTGGGAACCGGCCTCACCGGGGTGACCTCAGACTTGCAACAGGCTACGCGCCTGGCGATGGGGTACTTTGGCTTCTATGGCATGGGCAACAGCTTCTACTCGTATCTTGCCATGCCCAGCGGCCTTGGCGGCATTGACCCGGATACCAAGCGCCGCATCGAGGCGTTGCTCGATGAGCAGTACCGCGAGGTAAAGCAACTGCTGGCCGAGCATGCCGATGAGGTGCATATCATTGCTGAGCGGCTCCTGGAGGAATTGGAACTGCACGGTGAGGATGTCAAGGACATCCTTGAGGCGCAGCGATCCCAGCGTGAGCCCGTGGGCGCCGGAGTCGCCGCACTGACCGGCTACGCAGGCGGCCTGGCATTGGGCCAAGAGAGTAATGGCCCCTCGGATTCGCCTGGACCAAATGGTAACCCGGTTGTATCGAACGATAGCCAAGCGGAATCAAGCGAGGAAACGGACAAGGAACCTGATTCCCAATAACAGACCGGGAAAGGCTGATTACGCTTGGTTCGTGGCGATTTCGTCATTGGCGACGGCTTCGTCAAAGACGACGGCTTCGTCGCAGACTGCGACTTTGTCGAAAGCGGCGCACTATCAGCGTGCTGAGAGTAGCATGGGGGTAGTGCGCTCTTTTTCTCCGCTCGTTACGCACGTTTAGTGGAACATCGTATCAACGGCGCACGATGTAAACTGAGAGGATGTCCATGCAGCGCAACACCGTGATTGGTACAGTATTCGTCAGCATCGTCGTGCTCATCGCGCTTGTGCTTGTAGTGCCGAACATCATCGCTGATTGGCTCTGGTATCAAAGCCTTGGGCGCACCGATGTCTTTTCCAGAATCATTTCACTGCAAATAGGCCTTTTCGCCACCGGGCTGGTCGTCTTTGGCTCCTTGTACTTTGGCAACATGACGCTGGTCCGCAAGATTGTTGCGCGGCAGGCGTACAGTACGGGCGAAGACTTCCTCTCGAATTCAGCGCGGCGGACCGAGCAAGCGTCACGGATTATATCCGGAATAGTCGGTGTAATTGCTTCCGTAATCTTCGGCCTGCTGGCCTCCGGACAATGGAATACAGTTCTCCGCGCTCAGAACCTCATTGAATTCGGCACCACGGATCCGCTCTTCGAAAGAGACCTCTCGTTCTTTGTCTTCACGCTTCCGCTTTTGGAGTTTGTGCAAGGCTGGCTCTTCCGAGCGATTTTGATGGTGCTGGTAGTCGCGGTCTTTGCGTACGGATTCCGCCTTGTGTTGCCATACATGATCTCGCCGGAAGACGACGAGGGTGAAAGGCGTGAAATCCCCCGCAACATCATTGCCGGAGCGCCCATTCGCGTTCATCTTTCCGTGCTGGGTTTCGTGCTGATGCTGCTGGTGGGCTGGGCCCATTGGCTCAGTCTGCACACGCTGGAATTTTCCACACGGGGCGCCGCCTATGGCGCAAGCTACATTGACGCCAACATCATGCAGCCCGTGCAGCAAGTGCTCATTGTACTGGCTGTAGTGGCCGCAATTGGACTCGTCCTTGGCGGCATATTCAATAAGCAGTGGCTGCCGGTCGGCGGCATTGGATTGTGGTTGCTCGTGCTGATTGTGGGCGGGTGGGCATACCCAGGCTTGGCGCATCGCCTGGAGGTGCAGCCGAATGAGTTGGAACGTGAGCGTCCCTATATTGAGAACAACATAGATTTCACGCGCGAGGCCTACGGCCTCAACCGTATCGTCGAGATGGAGCACCCGGGCGAGCCCGCGGTAACGCAAGAAGAGCTGGTGGGTAATCCCCTGACGGTACGCAACTTCCGGCTATGGGACCCCGAACCGCTGCTGATTACGTACAACCAGGTGCAGAGCATCCGTCTGTATTACGATATTCTCGACGCGGACGTGGATCGCTATTACGTCGATGGCGAGTATCGCCAGGTGATGGTCGGCGCGCGGGAGCTCTCACCGGAGAAGCTACCGGGCTCGGCGCAAACTTGGGTCAACCGCAGGCTGCAGTTTACCCACGGCTACGGCGTTGTAATGAGTCCCGTCAACGAGGTCTCGCCCGAGGGGTTGCCGTCATTCTTCCTCAAGGACGTGCCGCCCACCGGGATCATGGACATTGAACGACCGGAAATCTACTACGGTGAGAAGACGTTTGACTATGTAATCGTCAACGCTCGCATTGCGGAGATTGATTATCCGAGCGGTGAGGACAACGCACGATCGTTCTACCAGTCGCGTACGGGAGTGGGCATCGGTACGTATCTTCGCAAGTTACTGTATGCCTGGTACCTCAAAGACGTGAACATCCTGCTCTCTGACGAGTTGGAACCCGATAGCCAGATCCTCTATCGCCGCCACGTGCGGGAGCGTGTGGCAACGGTGGCGCCGTTTCTCGTCGTAGACCAGGATCCGTATATTGTCGTAGCCGACGGCCAGCTCTTCTGGATCGTTGACGCATATACGTTCACCGACCGTTACCCTTATTCACAACCATTGGCCGGCGCTTTCAACTATATCCGTAACAGCGTGAAGGCCACCGTGAACGCGTATGACGGCACCGTGCGCCTGTACGCCGTGGAGGAAGATGAACCGATTTTGCAGGCGTACTCGCAGGCATTTCCCGACCTCTTCCACCCTTTGAGCGAGATGCCTCCGTCACTTCTCCAGCATATTCGCTATCCTGCGTTTCTCTTCCAGGTGCAGGTCGAACTGTACTCCCTCTACCACATGCAAAAAGCGGACATCTTCTACAATCGCGAAGATGCGTTTTCGCGGCCGCGAGAACTCTATGGCGGCGGTCAGGTGCCCGTGCGGCCCTACTACGTGATCATGCGGCTTCCCGAATTCCCACGTGAAGAATTCATCCTCATCATGCCCTATACGCCAATCCAGAAGGACAATATGGTGGCCTGGCTGGCGGCACGGTCGGATCCGGAGGGCTATGGATCGCTCTTTGCGTTCAAATATCCCAAGGATAAGCTCATTTTCGGCCCGATGCAGATTGAAGCCCGCGCCGATCAAGACACCACGATCTCTCAGCAATTCACTCTCTGGGGGCAGGGCGGTTCACGCGTAATTCGTGGCAATCTCTTGGTCGTGCCCATTGGGCAATCGAATCTGTACGTAGAGCCGATCTACCTGCAATCCGAGCAAGGCCAGCTACCTGAGCTCAAGCGGGTGATTATTGCCAACGGTTCAAACATCGTGATGACAGAAACCGTATTGCAGGGACTGCAGCAGTTGTTCGGTGAGGGGGTAGAGGGAATCTTCACTGAAACTGCCGCGGCGTCGGGAAGCAGTGGGGCTCAAAGCGGTTCAAGTACGACTACCGCGCCTTCGCCCACGCCTGCGCCTGTAATCCTGCCAACGCCCACTGCGTCAGCACAGCCGACGGCACAGCCACAGGTGACACCCCAGGTAGGGGCAACGCCATCGCCGAGTCAGCTTACGCCACCGGCAACCACGACACCTGGGACTGACACCTCGATTCAGGATCTGCTCGATGCGCTTAAGCGACAGAATGAGCTAATCCAGCAGCAACTCGAGCTGAATCAGCAACTCCTCGATGAGTTGGAGAATCAGATCGAAGAGTAGTGCTCCGGCTGGTTGCATAGAGAGTATGACGATAGGATAGTGCCCTGACTTGGCGCATGCGCCAAGTCAGGGCACTATCGCATTGATAGAGCGGCCTTCGCTGTATCTTGGCGACTATACCTCCACCTCGGAGTAGGCACCTCATCGGGCGCCGCCGGCAGATTGGCATCCAAAGTACTGCCTTGCGGGCTGAGACCGCCGGCATCCCGTGCCTTTACCCGGTACACTTAGCGCCTCCCCGCCTCCACCTCGGAGCCCACGTAGCATGTTTCCGCGGTCTCCGGGTCCTCCTGCAGCTCAATGTATTCTCCGGTCGCGAGTAACGACCTGTCCTGGTGGAGTATCTGGTAGCCGGCGACGCTGCTGTCTGCCGGATCGTCCCAACTCAGGGAAACCGACTCATGAGTGATCGTGTGAGGCCCCATTGTCTTTCATGACTGGGAGGCGGCAAGCGCCATCTTTGCCACCGCTCTAATTCTCAATTTCACAGACAGCATAGATTGGCGAATTGCGCGTCCCTGGAGATCCGGCATATCGGTGACGAATTCTTGCGTAGTATTGGTACCCGCGGTGATTGGGTTGTTGTACACTTTCTAACATTGAGAGAGAGTCATGCTGAATTCAGTGAAGGTCAATTTCGAGCTTGCAGCCTTTTCCCCAGGCCCGAATACGTAGAGTTGAAGGCCCGTCGCATTTGTCCGATTGGCACAAAGGCCGGTTGCCGATTTTAGATCTGCGGCAACTCTCTTAGCTCACGCTATCCAACTCTTGCCCTGGGTGTTCCTCTATCTCAATTTAGGATACAAAGCCTTGGAGAGCTGCGATAGGATCTCTTGTTCGATTCTCGGCCAAAGTCATTGGAGCTGAAGAGACCTATAGACACCTCAGTTTGGTGGGATTTGATCTTGAAATCCGCGAGCATTGGACGTAGTTTACTTGCAGTGTCGACCAGCACGTCCTGCGATCAATTGCCAAAGGGTCGTAGGCTTGCCGTGCTTCAGACGAGCGTGACACGTGTGTGTTCTCGCCAAAGGGCGAAGTGCGTGTCATTTCCTGTACTCGTTATGCTAGGTGGCGCCAATTGTCAAGATTGTTAAATTGGGACCCTGAGTTCTTAAATACCAAAACATGTGGCGTGCAGGACCGGGTTTGGCAAGCGATTTGGGCCGATCCTGGGGAGCTGCGGTATGCCGCGACAGTTGCCGTCTGGGGTCGCTGGTTCATAAGTGCCGTCTGCTGCTTTTACTTGCTTTTTCGACCAATACCAATGGAGCAGGCGTTGTACGTTACATTCCTGCTGATATTGCTGCTGTTTGTGATGTACAACGGTTACATACACTATCTGCTCAGGTCTAATCGAACTATGACATGGCATTGGATTATCGCTTTCTGCACGATAGACATCCTCTTCGCTACGTTAGTTGTCGCTGTCGACGGTGGATTCACCACTTTCTACCCCTATTTGATGTATTTCCCCGCGCTGGCCTACTTTGCGGCCATATTTACTTCGTTCACGCTGAACGTCGTATGGGTAACTATGGTAACGACCATCTACACGGCCGTGAGCTTAGCCTTCGGCGGGGGGCTTGATTTCGAAGCAAGAGAAGACAAGACCCTGTTTGCCAGGATTGCATTCATGTTTGCAGTAGTCCTGGTGGTCAACTTGATCTCGAGATTCCAGCGTATGCGGAGATGGGAGGTAATGGAGCGGGAACACGTGCTACAGCAGGAGCGCATTGAGCATTCGCAATCTATTCACGACACGACCGCGCAGGCGGCATACATGATTGGATTGGGCATAGACACAGCCATGGAGTTGGCTGGTGAATCCAACAAGGAGCTGACCGCCTCGCTCCAGGCGACATCCGCGCTCGCAAAGTCCGCAATGTGGGAGTTGAGGCGCCCCATTGATGCAGGTCGAATATTCGAGGGCAAGGAATTGGGGCGGGTGCTACGGTCACACACTTCGACATTTCGGGACATAACGTCAGTTCCAGCCGAGATGGTTCAGTACGGCATCGAGCCGAATCTCTCGGCAGAGATTCGGACGGGGCTCTTTGCTATCGCACACAACGCACTCACGAATGCTTTTCGGCACGCCCATGCGGGGAAGGT
This region includes:
- a CDS encoding UPF0182 family protein — its product is MQRNTVIGTVFVSIVVLIALVLVVPNIIADWLWYQSLGRTDVFSRIISLQIGLFATGLVVFGSLYFGNMTLVRKIVARQAYSTGEDFLSNSARRTEQASRIISGIVGVIASVIFGLLASGQWNTVLRAQNLIEFGTTDPLFERDLSFFVFTLPLLEFVQGWLFRAILMVLVVAVFAYGFRLVLPYMISPEDDEGERREIPRNIIAGAPIRVHLSVLGFVLMLLVGWAHWLSLHTLEFSTRGAAYGASYIDANIMQPVQQVLIVLAVVAAIGLVLGGIFNKQWLPVGGIGLWLLVLIVGGWAYPGLAHRLEVQPNELERERPYIENNIDFTREAYGLNRIVEMEHPGEPAVTQEELVGNPLTVRNFRLWDPEPLLITYNQVQSIRLYYDILDADVDRYYVDGEYRQVMVGARELSPEKLPGSAQTWVNRRLQFTHGYGVVMSPVNEVSPEGLPSFFLKDVPPTGIMDIERPEIYYGEKTFDYVIVNARIAEIDYPSGEDNARSFYQSRTGVGIGTYLRKLLYAWYLKDVNILLSDELEPDSQILYRRHVRERVATVAPFLVVDQDPYIVVADGQLFWIVDAYTFTDRYPYSQPLAGAFNYIRNSVKATVNAYDGTVRLYAVEEDEPILQAYSQAFPDLFHPLSEMPPSLLQHIRYPAFLFQVQVELYSLYHMQKADIFYNREDAFSRPRELYGGGQVPVRPYYVIMRLPEFPREEFILIMPYTPIQKDNMVAWLAARSDPEGYGSLFAFKYPKDKLIFGPMQIEARADQDTTISQQFTLWGQGGSRVIRGNLLVVPIGQSNLYVEPIYLQSEQGQLPELKRVIIANGSNIVMTETVLQGLQQLFGEGVEGIFTETAAASGSSGAQSGSSTTTAPSPTPAPVILPTPTASAQPTAQPQVTPQVGATPSPSQLTPPATTTPGTDTSIQDLLDALKRQNELIQQQLELNQQLLDELENQIEE
- a CDS encoding ATP-binding protein; protein product: MYVTFLLILLLFVMYNGYIHYLLRSNRTMTWHWIIAFCTIDILFATLVVAVDGGFTTFYPYLMYFPALAYFAAIFTSFTLNVVWVTMVTTIYTAVSLAFGGGLDFEAREDKTLFARIAFMFAVVLVVNLISRFQRMRRWEVMEREHVLQQERIEHSQSIHDTTAQAAYMIGLGIDTAMELAGESNKELTASLQATSALAKSAMWELRRPIDAGRIFEGKELGRVLRSHTSTFRDITSVPAEMVQYGIEPNLSAEIRTGLFAIAHNALTNAFRHAHAGKVEVRLDFDDDCIRLSIVDDGIGLPDDYLNRGHGFDSMRADAERMGGTLVVDTGSNGKGTTVACVIPFG